The proteins below are encoded in one region of Gemmatimonadaceae bacterium:
- a CDS encoding glycosyltransferase family 4 protein, whose amino-acid sequence MTAVRYDPTGDARTILAPASAHFRLLWVNHFAVAPSDGGGTRHFDLAHGLRPHGWHVTIAASDFHLHSRGYTRRTAPEENSAIAERVDDVDFLWLYAPPYKRNDWRRARNWLSFSRSLGRLSPNATRPDVIIGSSPHLFAAHAAYRMARRLCVPFVLEIRDLWPESIVAAGGRRGPAYHTLGALAKHLYARADRIIILARGTGDHLAARGVDCRKMVYVPNGADPAPNPHPWPAPDAPFTLVYAGAHGPANGLDTVLDAAALVKDRPIRILLVGDGPAKAALAARAAREQLPNVEFRDPVPKTAMPDLLASAHAGLMVLRDAPLFAFGVSPNKLFDYLAAGLPVVCNVPGEVAGMLRDAAAGEQAADSSARALADAIVRLAKRPPDTLRTMGDAARDWISREHSRPVLAQRLDAALRPLVAT is encoded by the coding sequence GTGACAGCCGTTCGATACGATCCGACGGGCGACGCTCGAACGATCCTCGCTCCGGCGAGCGCGCACTTCCGCCTCCTCTGGGTCAACCACTTCGCCGTCGCCCCCTCCGATGGCGGCGGCACGCGCCACTTCGACCTCGCCCACGGCCTACGCCCCCACGGCTGGCACGTCACGATCGCCGCCTCCGACTTCCACCTCCACTCGCGGGGCTATACCCGACGCACGGCGCCCGAAGAAAATTCCGCGATCGCCGAACGCGTCGATGACGTCGACTTCCTCTGGCTCTACGCCCCGCCCTACAAACGCAACGACTGGCGACGCGCCCGCAACTGGCTCTCGTTCTCGCGCTCCCTCGGCCGCCTTTCGCCTAACGCAACACGGCCCGACGTGATCATCGGATCCTCGCCGCACCTCTTCGCCGCCCACGCCGCGTACCGCATGGCCCGCCGACTTTGCGTACCCTTCGTCCTCGAGATCCGAGACCTCTGGCCCGAAAGCATCGTCGCCGCCGGCGGCCGCCGCGGTCCTGCCTACCACACCCTCGGCGCCCTCGCCAAACACCTCTACGCCCGAGCCGACCGCATCATCATCCTCGCCCGAGGCACCGGCGACCACCTCGCCGCCCGCGGCGTCGACTGCCGCAAGATGGTCTACGTGCCTAACGGAGCTGATCCCGCGCCAAACCCGCACCCGTGGCCGGCGCCCGACGCACCATTCACGCTCGTCTACGCCGGCGCCCACGGCCCCGCCAACGGCCTCGACACGGTGCTCGACGCCGCCGCGCTTGTCAAAGACCGGCCGATCCGCATTCTCCTCGTCGGCGACGGACCCGCCAAAGCCGCTCTCGCCGCTCGCGCCGCGCGCGAGCAACTGCCTAACGTCGAGTTCCGCGACCCCGTCCCCAAGACGGCCATGCCGGACCTCCTCGCCTCGGCCCACGCGGGCCTCATGGTCCTCCGCGACGCGCCACTCTTCGCCTTCGGCGTGAGCCCGAATAAACTCTTCGACTACCTCGCCGCGGGACTGCCCGTCGTCTGCAACGTCCCCGGCGAAGTTGCCGGCATGCTCCGCGATGCGGCCGCCGGAGAACAGGCCGCGGACTCGTCGGCGCGCGCACTCGCCGACGCCATCGTCCGCCTCGCCAAACGCCCGCCGGACACGCTCCGCACCATGGGCGACGCCGCACGCGACTGGATCTCCCGCGAACACAGCCGCCCCGTCCTCGCCCAACGACTCGACGCGGCCCTCCGCCCGCTCGTCGCCACGTGA